One genomic segment of Coffea arabica cultivar ET-39 chromosome 6e, Coffea Arabica ET-39 HiFi, whole genome shotgun sequence includes these proteins:
- the LOC113696158 gene encoding uncharacterized protein isoform X1: protein MVKINKFILSLAVSIIAVIASWNPSAVTANSEGDALYSLRRSLFDPDNVLQSWDPNLVNPCTWFHVTCNQDNHVTRVDLGNSNLSGHLVPDLGKLEHLQYLELYKNNIQGSIPVELGNLRSLISLDLYNNNLTGVVPHSLGKLKSLVFLRLNDNHLTGPIPRSLAGISSLKVVDVSNNDLCGTIPTSGPFEHIPLNNTIRAFFPTFHPYPRSRGSKCTTDFGGINNINPFGDGRGMCKTTSSL, encoded by the exons ATGGTGAAGATTAACAAATTTATCTTGTCTTTAGCAGTTAGTATTATTGCAGTAATAGCATCGTGGAATCCGAGTGCCGTGACTGCAAATTCTGAAGGGGACGCGCTCTATTCGCTTCGCCGGAGTCTATTCGACCCCGATAACGTTCTTCAGAGCTGGGATCCGAATCTTGTAAACCCCTGTACTTGGTTTCATGTCACCTGCAACCAAGATAACCATGTCACGCGCGT GGACCTCGGCAACTCAAATTTGTCTGGCCATCTAGTGCCTGATTTGGGGAAGCTTGAACATCTGCAGTATCT AGAGCTTTACAAAAATAATATCCAAGGGTCAATCCCTGTTGAGCTTGGTAACTTGAGGAGCCTAATTAGTTTGGACTTATACAACAATAATCTCACAGGTGTCGTTCCTCATTCATTGGGAAAGTTGAAGTCTCTTGTATTCTT GCGCCTGAATGATAACCACTTAACCGGGCCAATTCCAAGGTcacttgctggaatttcttccctGAAAGTTGT GGATGTCTCAAATAATGATTTGTGCGGCACAATTCCTACCAGTGGTCCATTTGAGCACATACCATTAAACAA CACCATCCGAGCTTTCTTTCCAACATTCCATCCTTACCCTCGGAGCAGAGGTTCAAAATGTACAACAGATTTTGGTGGGATCAACAATATAAACCCATTTGGAGACGGTAGAGGCATGTGTAAGACGACATCCTCTTTATAG
- the LOC113696158 gene encoding leucine-rich repeat protein 1-like isoform X2: MVKINKFILSLAVSIIAVIASWNPSAVTANSEGDALYSLRRSLFDPDNVLQSWDPNLVNPCTWFHVTCNQDNHVTRVDLGNSNLSGHLVPDLGKLEHLQYLELYKNNIQGSIPVELGNLRSLISLDLYNNNLTGVVPHSLGKLKSLVFLRLNDNHLTGPIPRSLAGISSLKVVDVSNNDLCGTIPTSGPFEHIPLNNFENNPRLEGPELQGLASYDTNCS, from the exons ATGGTGAAGATTAACAAATTTATCTTGTCTTTAGCAGTTAGTATTATTGCAGTAATAGCATCGTGGAATCCGAGTGCCGTGACTGCAAATTCTGAAGGGGACGCGCTCTATTCGCTTCGCCGGAGTCTATTCGACCCCGATAACGTTCTTCAGAGCTGGGATCCGAATCTTGTAAACCCCTGTACTTGGTTTCATGTCACCTGCAACCAAGATAACCATGTCACGCGCGT GGACCTCGGCAACTCAAATTTGTCTGGCCATCTAGTGCCTGATTTGGGGAAGCTTGAACATCTGCAGTATCT AGAGCTTTACAAAAATAATATCCAAGGGTCAATCCCTGTTGAGCTTGGTAACTTGAGGAGCCTAATTAGTTTGGACTTATACAACAATAATCTCACAGGTGTCGTTCCTCATTCATTGGGAAAGTTGAAGTCTCTTGTATTCTT GCGCCTGAATGATAACCACTTAACCGGGCCAATTCCAAGGTcacttgctggaatttcttccctGAAAGTTGT GGATGTCTCAAATAATGATTTGTGCGGCACAATTCCTACCAGTGGTCCATTTGAGCACATACCATTAAACAA CTTTGAGAACAATCCTCGTCTTGAAGGTCCAGAACTGCAAGGGCTCGCAAGTTACGACACAAACTGCTCGTAG
- the LOC140009888 gene encoding uncharacterized protein translates to MADLLEQMVAQQGQSQGNNSENPGSSRGNHEGEDRALERFQKFAPPKFIGGPNPDVAEGWLERMLDIFASLGYMEERQVSFATFQFEGLARAWWNVIKVNWERERTPWTWINFTREFNEKYLPPMVQERREDDFIRLRQGALSVAEYEIQFTKLSHFAPDLVSKGQKRIRRFVQGLNVEIQEALAAAQLDTFNQALEKARRIETARGQVKAFHDRKRRQPGIGNFNAGQSSRNEPPTKMGRGAGGRRPAGTSNQGSAGRGQAGRGPQRGGQRGGATTGTRQTCSFCGGNHTADNCWKNSAVRRCFKCDSTEHLIAQCSNMQTEGSTSRAEGTTPKPANVAGNRPKVPARVYAMDHQEVTDPSAVIEGTLSIFRRTASVLIDPGATHSFVSPAFMAHIDIKAEKLPYDLEIKTPITNKSILANMMYKGCDVWIGKRKLSLNLIELALKGYDLILGMDWLAKYHARLDCSTKKVDFHIPGEPTLQLDVRGKLASTTFISGIRARKLLSKGARGFLAMLINTPGEQLKVENVPVVCEFSEMFPEELTSLPPEREIEFKIDLQPGAEPISKTPYRMAPTELKELKTQLQELLDRGFI, encoded by the coding sequence atggctgattTACTTGAGCAAATGGTCGCCCAACAGGGCCAGAGTCAGGGAAATAACTCCGAAAACCCTGGGAGTAGTAGGGGGAACCATGAGGGGGAGGACCGCGCTTTAGAgcgatttcaaaaatttgcacccCCTAAATTCATAGGAGGACCCAACCCTGATGTGGCGGAGGGCTGGCTGGAGCGTATGCTGGATATTTTTGCTTCCTTGGGATATATGGAGGAGCGGCAAGTATCGTTCGCTACCTTTCAATTCGAAGGGCTAGCTCGGGCGTGGTGGAATGTGATAAAAGTAAACTGGGAACGAGAGCGGACCCCCTGGACCTGGATTAACTTTACcagggaatttaatgagaaataccttCCGCCGATGGTACAGGAGAGACGGGAGGACGATTTCATTCGCCTGCGCCAAGGGGCGTTAAGTGTTGCGGAATACGAGATCCAATTCACTAAATTGTCTCATTTTGCTCCGGATTTGGTGTCAAAGGGGCAAAAGCGGATCCGCCGCTTTGTTCAAGggttgaacgttgagatccaagAGGCGTTGGCGGCCGCACAGTTAGATACTTTTAATCAGGCATTAGAAAAAGCGCGGAGGATTGAGACAGCCCGGGGTCAAGTAAAGGCATTTCATGATAGAAAGAGAAGGCAGCCGGGCATCGGAAACTTTAATGCTGGACAAAGCTCGAGGAATGAGCCGCCCACTAAAATGGGTAGGGGAGCAGGAGGTCGACGACCGGCGGGGACTTCAAACCAAGGAAGTGCCGGAAGGGGACAAGCGGGGCGAGGGCCCCAGAGGGGTGGCCAAAGAGGAGGGGCGACTACAGGAACGAGACAGACCTGTAGTTTTTGCGGAGGCAATCATACCGCCgataattgctggaaaaatagcGCGGTCAGGAGATGCTTTAAGTGTGACAGTACGGAGCACCTGATTGCACAATGCTCAAATATGCAGACCGAAGGAAGCACTTCTCGGGCAGAAGGGACTACGCCAAAACCAGCAAATGTAGCAGGGAATCGACCGAAAGTGCCTGCGCGAGTTTATGCCATGGACCATCAGGAGGTGACTGACCCTTCGGCAGTCATTGAAGGTACGCTTTCTATATTTCGGCGTACCGCAAGTGTGTTAATAGATCCTGGTGCTACTCATTCCTTTGTGAGTCCTGCATTCATGGCACATATAGATATTAAAGCAGAAAAGTTACCATATGATTTAGAAATAAAGACTCCCATTACCAACAAGAGCATCCTTGCCAATATGATGTACAAAGGTTGTGACGTGTGGATAGGGAAACGAAAGTTATCCTTGAATTTAATAGAATTAGCACTTAAGGGGTATGATCTTATATTaggtatggattggttagctAAGTATCATGCACGTCTAGACTGTAGTACGAAAAAGGTTGACTTTCACATACCGGGTGAGCCTACATTGCAATTAGATGTACGAGGGAAGTTAGCCTCCACCACTTTTATTTCTGGGATTCGGGCCCGAAAATTGTTAAGTAAGGGTGCTCGAGGGTTTTTGGCCATGTTGATTAATACTCCCGGAGAGCAATTAAAAGTAGAAAATGTGCCGGTGGTGTGTGAGTTTTCCGAGATGTTTCCCGAAGAGTTGACCTCACTACCGCCGGAAAGAGAAATCGAATTTAAGATCGATCTGCAACCAGGGGCGGAACCAATatcgaaaaccccttaccgcATGGCTCCTACGGAACTGAAGGAATTAAAAACACAGTTACAAGAATTGTTGGATCGAGGATTTATTTAG